A region from the Flavobacterium enshiense genome encodes:
- the scpA gene encoding methylmalonyl-CoA mutase, which translates to MRKDIQHIKLETSDVKSSQSQDQNFVTAEGIEVKQTYSESDLEGLEHLGFGAGFAPNLRGPYATMYVRRPWTVRQYAGFSTATESNAFYRRNLAAGQKGLSVAFDLATHRGYDSDHERVVGDVGKAGVAIDSVEDMKILFDQIPLGEMSVSMTMNGAVLPIMAFYIVAAEEQGVDAKLLSGTIQNDILKEFMVRNTYIYPPTPSMKIIADIFDYTSKKMPKFNSISISGYHMQEAGATADIELAYTLADGLEYIRTGLAAGMKIDEFAPRLSFFWAIGMNHFMEIAKMRAGRMLWAKLLKQFNPQDEKSLALRTHCQTSGWSLTEQDPFNNVARTAIEAAAAAFGGTQSLHTNALDEAIALPTDFSARIARNTQIFLQEETKICKTVDPWAGSYYVESLTKEIADKAWALIEEVESLGGMTKAIEEGIPKLRIEEAAARKQARIDSGQDIIVGVNKFRLEKEDPLHILEVDNQTVRREQIERLENIKATRNTQKVQECLAKLTACAQGGEGNLLDLAVDAARHRATLGEISDALETVFGRYKAQIRSFSGVYSKEIKNDDSFEKAKGLADEFAKKEGRRPRIMIAKMGQDGHDRGAKVVATGYADVGFDVDIGPLFQTPAEAAKQAVENDVHILGVSSLAAGHKTLVPQVIEELKKYGREDIMVIVGGVIPAQDYQYLFDAGAVAVFGPGTKISEAAITILEVLLED; encoded by the coding sequence ATGAGAAAAGACATTCAACATATTAAATTAGAAACTTCAGACGTTAAAAGTTCGCAGTCGCAAGACCAAAACTTTGTAACCGCTGAAGGTATCGAAGTAAAACAAACCTATTCCGAATCGGATTTGGAAGGTTTGGAACATTTAGGTTTCGGAGCCGGTTTTGCACCGAATTTGCGTGGGCCTTACGCTACCATGTATGTACGCCGACCTTGGACTGTACGTCAATACGCAGGATTCTCAACCGCAACGGAAAGTAACGCATTCTATCGTCGTAACTTAGCGGCAGGACAAAAAGGATTATCGGTTGCTTTTGACCTTGCTACACACCGAGGCTATGATTCCGATCACGAGCGCGTTGTGGGTGACGTTGGAAAAGCCGGAGTGGCCATCGACTCTGTGGAAGACATGAAAATCCTTTTCGACCAGATTCCATTGGGAGAAATGTCGGTTTCCATGACTATGAACGGAGCTGTATTACCAATTATGGCTTTTTATATCGTAGCTGCCGAAGAACAGGGCGTTGATGCCAAATTACTTTCGGGTACGATTCAGAACGACATCCTTAAGGAGTTCATGGTGCGTAACACCTACATCTACCCTCCTACACCATCGATGAAAATCATTGCTGATATTTTCGACTATACTAGCAAAAAAATGCCGAAATTCAATTCGATTTCAATCTCTGGTTACCACATGCAGGAAGCCGGAGCTACTGCCGATATTGAGTTAGCTTATACTTTAGCAGACGGTTTGGAATACATCCGCACAGGATTGGCAGCAGGAATGAAAATTGACGAATTTGCTCCGCGTTTATCGTTCTTTTGGGCGATAGGTATGAACCATTTTATGGAAATTGCCAAAATGAGAGCCGGACGCATGCTTTGGGCTAAACTATTGAAGCAATTCAATCCGCAGGACGAAAAATCATTGGCATTGAGAACACACTGCCAGACTTCGGGTTGGAGTTTAACCGAGCAGGATCCTTTCAACAACGTAGCTCGTACAGCTATTGAAGCAGCAGCAGCGGCTTTCGGAGGAACACAATCCTTACATACGAATGCATTAGACGAAGCGATTGCTTTACCAACCGATTTCTCTGCACGTATTGCTCGAAATACACAGATCTTTTTACAGGAAGAAACGAAAATCTGTAAAACGGTAGATCCTTGGGCAGGAAGTTATTACGTGGAAAGCTTAACGAAAGAAATCGCGGATAAAGCCTGGGCGTTAATCGAAGAAGTAGAATCTTTGGGTGGTATGACCAAAGCGATCGAAGAAGGAATTCCGAAATTGCGTATCGAAGAAGCAGCAGCGCGTAAACAAGCGCGTATCGACAGTGGACAGGATATTATCGTTGGGGTGAATAAATTCCGTCTGGAAAAAGAAGACCCGTTACACATATTGGAAGTAGACAATCAAACCGTTCGAAGAGAACAGATTGAACGTCTGGAAAACATAAAAGCGACCCGAAACACCCAAAAAGTACAGGAATGTTTAGCAAAACTGACAGCCTGCGCCCAAGGTGGTGAAGGAAACTTATTGGATTTGGCGGTAGATGCAGCACGTCACAGAGCCACTTTAGGGGAAATCAGTGATGCACTGGAAACCGTTTTCGGAAGATATAAAGCACAAATCAGATCATTTAGCGGCGTGTACAGTAAAGAAATTAAAAACGACGACAGCTTTGAAAAAGCAAAAGGTCTGGCCGACGAATTTGCGAAAAAAGAAGGCCGTCGCCCACGTATTATGATTGCCAAAATGGGTCAAGACGGACACGACCGTGGCGCGAAAGTAGTAGCTACCGGTTATGCCGATGTTGGTTTCGACGTAGACATTGGTCCATTGTTCCAAACTCCGGCTGAAGCAGCCAAACAGGCTGTTGAAAACGACGTTCACATTTTAGGTGTTTCTTCTTTGGCAGCTGGACACAAAACTTTAGTTCCGCAGGTTATTGAAGAATTAAAGAAGTACGGTCGTGAAGATATCATGGTGATTGTGGGCGGAGTTATTCCGGCACAGGATTACCAATATTTATTTGACGCCGGGGCAGTTGCGGTTTTTGGACCGGGAACTAAGATCAGTGAAGCGGCAATTACCATTTTGGAAGTTTTATTGGAAGATTAA
- a CDS encoding methylmalonyl-CoA mutase subunit beta gives MSEKLFTEFEGVSSKQWKNQIQYELKGADYNETLVWESPEGIKVRPFYHVDEETKSFSANTQATNFKIVQNIFVHDLDKSIARALETLNRGAESIRFTLENDSVEINKLLTALPLATTPVYISMRFLSEDFIKKIDEIAAKHSATIHVLVDPIGQFAKEGNLFSNVEGDFAVLNNLVKSCKNISFLSINAGLYQNAGANMVQQLAYTLAHANEYFNRVTDFSQQVTVQVAVGTNYFFEIAKLRALRILFNTLAKEYNNEISCHIIATPTKRNKTLYDYNVNMLRTTTECMSAILGGADAVSNLAYDAIYHKDNEFGDRISRNQLLVLKHESYFDKVNNPADGTYYIETLTQQLAEKALQLFKDIEANGGFITQLIEGTIQRKIKESADKEQELFDNGKEILLGTNKYPNKDDRMHHELELFPFVKTNPRKTLITPIIEKRLAEKIEQDRLETEK, from the coding sequence ATGAGCGAAAAGCTGTTTACTGAATTTGAAGGCGTTTCTTCCAAACAATGGAAAAATCAGATTCAATATGAACTGAAAGGTGCCGATTACAATGAAACTTTAGTTTGGGAAAGTCCGGAAGGCATAAAAGTACGTCCATTTTACCACGTTGACGAAGAAACAAAATCGTTTTCCGCCAATACGCAAGCGACCAATTTTAAAATCGTTCAGAATATTTTTGTACACGATTTAGACAAATCCATTGCAAGAGCTTTGGAGACCTTGAACCGAGGCGCCGAAAGTATCCGTTTTACTTTGGAAAATGATTCTGTTGAGATCAATAAATTATTGACAGCACTTCCGCTTGCAACTACGCCGGTTTATATTTCGATGCGTTTCTTATCGGAAGATTTCATTAAAAAGATTGATGAAATTGCTGCAAAACATTCGGCTACCATCCACGTTTTAGTAGATCCAATCGGACAATTCGCCAAAGAAGGCAATCTGTTTTCTAACGTAGAAGGTGATTTTGCTGTCCTAAACAATCTGGTAAAAAGCTGCAAGAACATTTCGTTTTTAAGCATTAACGCCGGATTGTATCAAAATGCAGGTGCGAATATGGTGCAGCAATTGGCTTACACTTTGGCACATGCTAACGAATATTTCAACCGTGTAACAGATTTCAGTCAGCAAGTAACCGTTCAGGTGGCTGTCGGAACAAATTATTTCTTTGAAATTGCCAAATTGAGAGCATTGCGCATTTTATTCAACACGTTGGCCAAAGAATACAATAACGAAATCAGTTGCCACATCATAGCTACACCTACAAAACGCAACAAAACCTTATACGATTACAACGTAAACATGCTTCGCACCACAACCGAGTGCATGAGCGCTATTTTAGGAGGAGCCGATGCTGTTTCAAATTTAGCATACGATGCCATCTATCATAAAGACAATGAGTTTGGTGACCGAATTTCGCGCAACCAGTTATTGGTTTTAAAACACGAAAGTTATTTTGACAAAGTGAACAATCCGGCCGACGGTACTTATTACATTGAAACCCTGACACAGCAGTTAGCTGAAAAAGCGTTACAATTATTCAAAGACATCGAGGCAAATGGCGGTTTCATCACGCAGTTAATTGAAGGAACTATTCAACGTAAAATCAAGGAAAGTGCTGATAAAGAACAGGAATTATTCGACAATGGAAAGGAAATCTTATTAGGAACCAACAAATACCCGAATAAAGACGACCGTATGCACCATGAGTTGGAATTGTTCCCGTTCGTAAAAACCAATCCGCGTAAAACATTAATCACCCCGATTATTGAAAAACGATTGGCAGAGAAAATAGAACAGGACCGTTTAGAAACGGAAAAGTAA
- a CDS encoding FtsB family cell division protein yields MKKAFQNLAVKHPFLKVFGNRYILVLLFFTIWMLFLDNYSYLEHRVLDKEIEELEDNKQYYQDEILKDNSNIKKLRNPAQVEKYAREKYYMKRENEDIYIIEFEDEAPKEGAE; encoded by the coding sequence ATGAAAAAAGCATTTCAAAATTTAGCCGTCAAACATCCGTTTCTGAAAGTTTTCGGAAACCGATACATATTGGTGTTGCTTTTTTTTACGATCTGGATGCTTTTTCTGGACAACTACTCCTACCTGGAGCATCGTGTTTTAGACAAGGAAATAGAAGAACTCGAAGACAACAAACAATACTACCAGGACGAAATCCTAAAGGACAACAGTAATATCAAAAAACTGAGAAATCCAGCGCAGGTAGAAAAATATGCTCGTGAGAAATACTACATGAAACGCGAGAACGAAGACATTTATATAATAGAATTTGAAGATGAAGCTCCTAAAGAGGGTGCGGAATAA